Proteins from a genomic interval of Papaver somniferum cultivar HN1 chromosome 4, ASM357369v1, whole genome shotgun sequence:
- the LOC113274097 gene encoding cyclin-dependent protein kinase inhibitor SMR6-like produces the protein MGISEKHHGIEGGGGGAGAVIEMEGNKKKRYVIVGVPIIRTPPPLRKIRTKRVETKIQSEVEVEDEEEECPTTPTSKEARLPKRTECPPAPRKKRPSFSSRSCSFNVKDFFNPPDLDSVFIRHLESASAK, from the coding sequence ATGGGCATTTCAGAGAAACATCATGGTAttgaaggaggaggaggaggagcagGAGCAGTTATAGAAATGGAAGGGAATAAGAAGAAGAGATATGTAATAGTAGGTGTACCAATAATCAGAACGCCACCACCTTTgagaaaaataagaacaaaaaggGTTGAAACCAAAATTCAAagtgaagttgaagttgaagacgaagaagaggaATGCCCAACAACACCAACAAGTAAAGAAGCAAGATTACCAAAGAGAACCGAATGTCCACCGGCACCAAGAAAGAAAAGGCCTTCTTTTTCTTCAAGATCATGTAGTTTTAATGTTAAAGATTTTTTCAATCCACCTGATTTAGATTCCGTTTTTATACGCCATCTTGAAAGTGCTTCTgctaagtga